Within Lasioglossum baleicum unplaced genomic scaffold, iyLasBale1 scaffold0087, whole genome shotgun sequence, the genomic segment atttttcgagaatcatatgattctcgaaaacaccgattcgaagattatgtaaaagtgtggtggttgtatgtggtagtcaaatggatttacggctgaataagtgagtttttaattcaataagtttgtgcttcttctatcgttcgggtaaagttgccgatgatgtgggtcctcaccgatttcgatgactttgaaatatgttataaattcgatgttttaaatatctttttcctttgaaatgaagctcatcgacatcggcgaggagatagtatgtacatcgatcgatttacaattacaaatttttacaataatatcgtaaactaaagccgaccgacaaaaaccgtcaagggaaatgttgttcagaatcatggtcttgacaacatatccaaatattatcgaaatcggataggaaatagtacatcgatcgatttacaattacaaatttttacaataatatcgtaagctaaagccgatcgacagaaaccgtcaagggaaatgttgttcagaatcatggtcttgacaacatatccaaatattatcgaaatcggataggaaatagtacatcgatcgatttacaactacaaatttttacaataatatcgtaaactaaagccgatcgacagaaactgtaaagggaaatgttgttcagaaccatggtattgacaacatatccaaagcttgtcgaaattggcgaggattcacatcatcgagaaacttttgttcgttacgacatcgcggcgtgccaccgacactcggctgccggcgcgccgggctgcacgcgtctagctcgcgctctgattggtccgtgtttttcgttaataacttgtttgggattggctgagTGCGTCAGTCGCGTCGGCTCATTCATATTTTCTCGATCACGCTATTGGCTGCCTTTCGAGTGACGGCGAGATCTAGGATCGATCAGCGGCTCGCGGAGTCATAGGCCAGCGCCGTCGATATCGATTACGTTCGATCATCGACCCGCGCTAGAGTGATTGGCGGATCGTCCGATCGATCCTCCAATCGCGCGCTAGGCGGTTTTCGGCTAACGGTCAGCTGATCGACCGAAAATCACTTCGTTTTCGGTGTTTCTAACGATAACACGTAGTCACGAACATCGCTCTCACTCACACTCGAAAGACATCGCGTCTGCTTGACCGGTTTTTCTAGTGTACGTCTATTCGCGCTCTTTATCGCTTCGTAAAGAACTGTACGCTAAGAAACGGCTACCGCTAATTTACTACAAAACTCTTTATTGTAAAAGTTCATCCACGTACTTCGGTgtgtatttacatttcatttcgcACAAGTTCGTTTGGGAGTCGACGATCCCCGTTCGGGAAAAATAAAGTGACGTTTTCTGTGAAGTGGTTCGTTCTCCCCTTTCTTGTCCGaaacatttggtccttcgagccggattcagCGCTGCAGCTCCTCTGACAGTTATTAtccgtttaatattcaaatcttcTCGTGCTTCAACCTCGTGCTACACAATGGCTGACCTCATCGAACATCAACATACCCTAGCGAGACGGATATCTCGCGTGGTGTCCAATATCAAGAAGAAGGGAAAGGCCAATATCTACCTGGAACTACTTCAGACTGGCCAAAAAATGCTCGATCAACTGTGGGATGACTATCGCCAGGGTGATACAGAGTTGAGATCTGCCGCTAAAATAGACAAGGAACTATTTGAAAGTCGCTATTTCGTTGAGGACGAATACGAGGAGACTCAAGAAGACTATACTGACCAGTACTCATTGCTACAATCACTGATTTCCCAATTCAAGGAATCTGCAACCGAAAAGGGATCAGAAAATTCAAAGCCAACGGTCGTCGAGACCGTTGCACCGAGGTCACGCGCCGTGTTGCCAAAAATGGGTCTTCCCATCTTTGGAGGTCAATACAAGGACTGGCCATCTTTTCGGGATTTATTTACTTCCCTCATCATCAACGATGTGACTCTTTCTCCTGTCGAACGCTTTCATTATTTGAAAGCCTGTATGAAGGGCAGCGCCGCGTCTCTTCTGAAAAACATCAAGACGACCGCTGATAACTTTAAAGTTGCTTGGAAAAAGTTAATAAGTCGATTCGAGAATCGCCGACTTCTGGTACAGGCCCAAATCAGACTACTTGCTTCACTATCTCCTGTCAAAAGGGAATCATCTATCGAATTGCAGCAGCTCTTTGATCAAACGTTCGACGCCATAGATGCCCTCGATAATCTGGATCGACCTGTCACGAACGCCGTCGACTGGGTAGTCGAATTGACCGTCGAAAGGTTGGATACTCAGTCTCATCGTGAGTGGGAAGATTTAGTGAGGCAATCTAAGGAGCTCCCGACTCTAGAGGATCTCCGAACGTTTATCGAAGGGCGCATACAAACCTGTGAGGCGTTAGAGGCTAAACGAAAGCAGCCTGATGAAGCCTCCCTCAACAAGAAATCCTCTTCCAAGGCCTTCAAGGTGCATCAGATATCGAAGGCGAACACTTCATTGCGGAACTGCAGCATCTGTCAAGGGGCGCACTTCGTCCTATTCTGCCCTCAATATAAGGAGAAGGATGCCGTCGAGCGGAAGGAAACGGCAAGTTCTCTGAAGCTTTGTCTAAACTGCCTGGGAAAGCATTCTATTAGTGACTGCAAGTCTGCCAAAAGATGTCAGAAGTGTGACGGGAAGCATCACACGACCATCCACGATGCCGAGTCAACGGGAGCTGTAGTACAACACATCTCTACTCACGTGAGTCGACCTTCCTCTGTACTTCTCAGTACTGCTCGCGTGACAGTTTCAGGCTCCGGCGGACACGGCTTCCAAGCTCGCTCACTAATAGACCCCGGCAGCGAGGTTTCGCTCATTTCTGAGGCCCTGGCTCAGCGGCTCGGCGTCAAGAGGAGTCAAGCTCGGGTTCCTCTGCTCGGAGTCGGAGGGGTCAAGGCGAAGTTCACAAGAGGAAAATCTACACTGGTCCTCTCCTCTCACTGcgacggtgacgtcaaattccaGATTCCGGTCTACATTATATCTGAGCTCTCTCGCTACAGGCCTCGAAATCTGCCTGCTGTCGTCGATTGGCCGCACGTACAAGGGTTGACCCTTGCTGATCCTGCCTACCATCTTGCTGATCCAGTCGATGTTCTGCTTGGAGCTGATTCTTATAACCTCATACTTCGTGAGGGTGTCAAACGAGGGCCGCCTCATACTCCAGTGGCTCAGGAGACCGCACTTGGCTGGATACTGACGGGAGGAGTCGACTCGGAAGGCGGCGGCGAGGCAGCAGGTAGACTAGAGGTACCAGTACATCACTGTAATGTAGACCGCGAATTAATGGAAATGTTGAGCAGATTCTGGGAACAGGAGGAGATCGACACTTCGATCCCACACACAGCAGACGACCAACGGGCGGAGGAACACTTCGTTGCCACTCACCTTCGTCAACCTGATGGCAGATTCTCGGTGCGACTACCATTCAGCAGCGCACCTGAGCTAGGAGACTCCCGTCGCATAGCATTGCGAACTCTGGAGTCTCTAAACGGCAGGTTTCGGCGATCTGCCGAATTCCATGCAGCCTACACCGAGTTCCTGAAGGCCTACGAAACGCTGGGGCATATGGCAGCGGCGCAACATCCGATTCCGAGCAACGGGTACTACCTCCCTCATCACGGAGTGTTGCGAGAGGCCAGCGCAACGACTAAGTTGCGAGTTGTCTTCAACGGATCCATGCCCTCTTCCAATGGGAAATCCATTAATGACTTCCTTCTCCGAGGTCCTAACCTGCTCCCAAATCTCGCCGACGTCCTGCTAAGGTGGCGTCGGCACGCTTTTGTGTTTTCAGCCGACATCGAGAAGATGTATCGGCAGATACTTGTCCACCCTGAAGATCGGCGATGGCAGCGGATCTTGTGGCAGCCTGAAAAAAGGGGAGGAGTCATTGATTACGAGCTGAGCACCGTCACTTACGGGCTCGCGTGTGCACCCTACCTTGCAATTCGTTGTTTACACCAGCTGGCCAAGGTGGAGGAGCAGCGGTATCCTCGTGGCTCTCGCATAGTACTACGAGACATCTATATGGACGATGTTCTCGCCGGAGCTGACTCCCTTCCTGAGGCAAGGCGACAACAAACGGAACTTCGAGAGCTTCTCATGGCGGGCGGATTCCCACTTCGCAAGTGGGCATCCAACTCAAGGGGTCTGTTAGACGGACTCTCCAGCGACGAGCGGAAGGGAATCGTTGAATGGGATTCCCCAACCCATCACAGCGTCCTCGGCATAAAATGGCTACCTTCCGCTGACTGTTTTCAGGTTACCGCTGTGACTTCTCTAAAAAACGCAGGGTTCACTAAACGCTCTGTGCTCAGCGGAACAGCCCAGCTGTTCGACCCTCTCGGATGGCTGGCTCCAGTCACCATCGTCGCCAAGGTCCTAATGCAGTCGTTGTGGCTCCTAAAGGTCGACTGGGACACACCGTTGCCAGAAAAGGAGGAGGTGATGTGGCAGCAGTTCCAGCATCAACTCCCTGCACTGCAGACTATTCGAGTCCCGCGATGGCTCGGAACCAATTCTGCCACGCAGCCTCTCGAAATCCATGGGTTCGCTGATGCATCCGAGCGAGCCTACGCAGCCGTGGTGTATTCCCGGACCATTAACGCTCAAGGAGTCGTGACAGTCTCCATGATTGTCGCCAAATCCAAGGTGGCTCCCTTGAAGCGGGTGTCTCTGCCCAGATTGGAGCTCTGTGCAGCTTTCCTGCTAGCCAGGCTCGTCGCGCACGTCACTAAGGCGCTCGATTGGCAAGAGGTCGATCTACACCTCTGGTCGGACTCATCCGTGGCACTCAGCTGGATCCGGGGGCATCCTTCTCGCTGGCCGACTTACGTGGCGAATAGGGTGGCTGAAATCCAGAGGATGCTGCCGCTAGCCCAGTGGCACCACGTGAGGAGCGCTGAAAATCCAGCTGATTGCGCTTCTCGAGGCCTGTCTCCCGCTGAGCTTCCCAGGTTCCAACTGTGGTGGCGAGGACCCGAGTGGCTCTCCTCACCAGATCCTCTCCCCGCTGTACCTGCCGAGGAGACAACCCACGAGGACGAGGAACTGAAGGCACATCACGTGACAACCCAGCGGGAGAAAACATCCGGCACGTTAATCGAGCGCTTCTCGAATCTAACGCGCCTGTTTCGAGTCCTGGCCTGGTGTCGTCGCTGGGCCCCTAGAAATCGAAAATCAGAATCAATTATCACTGCTACCGAAATGCAGGAAGTCAAATTGATTCTCCTGCGCTTGGAGCAGTCCGCTTCATTCTCCGAAGACATCGCCACTCTCCGCAGGAATCAACCCGTGGCAGCTAAAAGCAGATTGGCCAAACTCTGCCCATTCCTGGATGAGGACGGAGTCTTAAGAGTCGGAGGCCGCCTACAAGCTGCCAACCTTGCGTACGACCGGACGCATCCAGCTATTCTCCCTGACGAATCCCCTCTGGCTAAGTTGTGGGTCGACGCTGCTCACAAACGATGCCTGCACGGGGGGACACAGCTTACCCTGGCGACGCTACGCCAGGAGTGCTGGATTCTCAGAGGTCGCCCAATGGTAAAACACTGTATCCACCAATGCACCGTTTGTATTCGCTGGAAAGGGCAAACTGCACAGCCCAAAATGGGAAACCTCCCACCAGCAAGAATAACACCGTGTCGTCCCTTTTTCAGATCTGGTGTCGATTATGCAGGACCAATACACCTTCGGTCTGGTCGGGGTCGTGGTCAGCTCACAGTTAAAGGATACATCGCCGTGTTCATCTGCCTTGTCACCAAGGCCGTTCACCTGGAGGCTGTGTCGGATGGATCGACCGAAACCTTCCTCGCTGCACTACGACGCTTTATCTCACGGCGAGGTCGCTGCCTAGAGCTGTACAGCGACTGCGGACGCAATTTCGTCGGCGCCAATCACGAGCTGCGCTCACTACTCCGAGAATCGACACAACAGGGAGGAGGTCCCTTCGCCGCAGCCTCCAGGGAAGGCATTTCCTGGAAATTCAACCCACCGTCTGCTCCACACTTTGGAGGAATCTGGGAAGCGGCGGTGAAATCCGTTAAGCATCACCTCCGTCGGATCATCGGCGAGCAGCGATTGACCTTTGAGGAGCTGACCACGCTCCTGACTGGCATCGAGGCTTGTTTAAACTCTAGACCTTTACAGCCGTTGTCCGACGACCCTGAGGATCCAGCAGCGCTGACTCCGGGACATTTCCTGATCGGGGAACCGCTCATCGCTCTTCCAGAGCCCATCCTCGAGGAGCTTCCCGTCTCACGGTTATCTCGATGGCAGTTGATCCAGCAACTTCAACAGCACTTCTGGAAACGCTGGTCTCGGGAGTATTTGAACACCTTGCAGACCAGAGGCAAGTGGCGTAAAaccaaaatttcgataaagTCAGGATTTCTCTGCCTAGTTAAAAGTGAAATTCTACCGCCTACGCAAtggcctctcgctcgtgttGTTCACATACACCCTGGACCAGACGGCTCAGTTCGAGTTGCTACTGTCCGTACCTCAACTTCGCAATTTCTTCGTCCAGTACACAAGCTGATTCCTTTGTTAGCCCCTGACGACGAAGAGACGAGTACAGGGAGGGAACACGAGGCTGGACTCTCGAGCGACTCTCCCGATCAGTAGCTATTTTCACAAGCACAGAAAGCACGTGTTCGTCATACTTCACTTAATCCAGATTTCATTTTCGATTCACTTACCTCTGTACCACTTTCATCTTCACTGTAAATTCTCATTTCATCATCCATTAGTACACTTCACTTTTACTACGCTTCGTTTTTTTTGGATACTACACTGGATGCCCTACGTTGCTGGCCCATTCAGCTCACCCAGCATCGCCTGACGTCATCGTCCTCCTGATTGGCCACAGTCTCTAGCCTCTCTAGGATTCAGTTTCGTCATTGGCGGAcgaggcgggcggaatgtttgggattggctgagTGCGTCAGTCGCGTCGGCTCATTCATATTTTCTCGATCACGCTATTGGCTGCCTTTCGAGTGACAGCGAGATCTAGGATCGATCAGCGGCTCGCGGAGTCATAGGCCAGCGCCGTCGATATCGATTACGTTCGATTATCGACCCGCGCTAGAGTGATTGGCGGATCGTCCGATCGATCCTCCAATCACGCGCTAGGCGGTTTTCGGCTAACGGTCAGCTGATCGACCGAAAATCACTTCGTTTTCGGTGTTTCTAACGATAACACGTAGTCACGAACATCGCTCTCACTCACACTCGAAAGGCATCGCGTCTGCTTGACCGGTTTTTCTAGTGTACGTCTATTCGCGCTCTTTATCGCTTCGTAAAGAACTGTACGCTAAGAAACGGCTACCGCTAATTTACTACAAAACTCTTTATTGTAAAAGTTCATCCACGTACTTCGGggtgtatttacatttcatttcgcACAAGTTCGTTTGGGAGTCGACGATCC encodes:
- the LOC143219878 gene encoding uncharacterized protein LOC143219878, whose amino-acid sequence is MPSSGRKRDCKSAKRCQKCDGKHHTTIHDAESTGAVVQHISTHVSRPSSVLLSTARVTVSGSGGHGFQARSLIDPGSEVSLISEALAQRLGVKRSQARVPLLGVGGVKAKFTRGKSTLVLSSHCDGDVKFQIPVYIISELSRYRPRNLPAVVDWPHVQGLTLADPAYHLADPVDVLLGADSYNLILREGVKRGPPHTPVAQETALGWILTGGVDSEGGGEAAGRLEVPVHHCNVDRELMEMLSRFWEQEEIDTSIPHTADDQRAEEHFVATHLRQPDGRFSVRLPFSSAPELGDSRRIALRTLESLNGRFRRSAEFHAAYTEFLKAYETLGHMAAAQHPIPSNGYYLPHHGVLREASATTKLRVVFNGSMPSSNGKSINDFLLRGPNLLPNLADVLLRWRRHAFVFSADIEKMYRQILVHPEDRRWQRILWQPEKRGGVIDYELSTVTYGLACAPYLAIRCLHQLAKVEEQRYPRGSRIVLRDIYMDDVLAGADSLPEARRQQTELRELLMAGGFPLRKWASNSRGLLDGLSSDERKGIVEWDSPTHHSVLGIKWLPSADCFQVTAVTSLKNAGFTKRSVLSGTAQLFDPLGWLAPVTIVAKVLMQSLWLLKVDWDTPLPEKEEVMWQQFQHQLPALQTIRVPRWLGTNSATQPLEIHGFADASERAYAAVVYSRTINAQGVVTVSMIVAKSKVAPLKRVSLPRLELCAAFLLARLVAHVTKALDWQEVDLHLWSDSSVALSWIRGHPSRWPTYVANRVAEIQRMLPLAQWHHVRSAENPADCASRGLSPAELPRFQLWWRGPEWLSSPDPLPAVPAEETTHEDEELKAHHVTTQREKTSGTLIERFSNLTRLFRVLAWCRRWAPRNRKSESIITATEMQEVKLILLRLEQSASFSEDIATLRRNQPVAAKSRLAKLCPFLDEDGVLRVGGRLQAANLAYDRTHPAILPDESPLAKLWVDAAHKRCLHGGTQLTLATLRQECWILRGRPMVKHCIHQCTVCIRWKGQTAQPKMGNLPPARITPCRPFFRSGVDYAGPIHLRSGRGRGQLTVKGYIAVFICLVTKAVHLEAVSDGSTETFLAALRRFISRRGRCLELYSDCGRNFVGANHELRSLLRESTQQGGGPFAAASREGISWKFNPPSAPHFGGIWEAAVKSVKHHLRRIIGEQRLTFEELTTLLTGIEACLNSRPLQPLSDDPEDPAALTPGHFLIGEPLIALPEPILEELPVSRLSRWQLIQQLQQHFWKRWSREYLNTLQTRGKWRKTKISIKSGFLCLVKSEILPPTQWPLARVVHIHPGPDGSVRVATVRTSTSQFLRPVHKLIPLLAPDDEETSTGREHEAGLSSDSPDQ